In bacterium, a single window of DNA contains:
- a CDS encoding glycoside hydrolase family 9 protein, with protein sequence MFCKMLHARLLLLLLFVTATAAGQDAIRLNQIGFHPAGPKFAVAVAAAGNVFYVTTRDQADTLLTGTLGAARLWPHSGETVKLIDFTPLQQPGEYTLVVPGLGISHPFTIGNYVHQTVTVMALKSYYFLRASTALVDPFAGKWKRPAGHPDTQVWVHASTASTARPVNTIIASPKGWYDAGDYNKYIVNSGITTYTLLAAFEQFPAYFRELAVNIPESGNNLPDLLDEALWNLTWMLTMQDPNDGGVYHKLTTANFSGFVMPQQDTARRYVVQKSTAATLDFAAVMAQASRIFAGFNAEMPGFAQTCLEAGLAAWRWARRNPNVRYDQRALNAAYDPDITTGEYGDGSATDELRWAAAELFITTKADSFLAAANPLVGPFGVPAWPSVNTLGVYSLAFHRAHLGPALDTTAVKTVLLNLAGSLRTAANASAYRVAMGIANGDFVWGSNGVAANQGMALVQAYRLTGEATYLEAAIHNLDYLLGRNATGYCFVTGLGEKSPLHPHHRQSQADGIVEPVPGLLAGGPNANARSDDGGNCSGYLGSERARAYVDNVCSYASNENAINWNAPLVYLAGAIEALLSPTGKPNPTSVAEPQEGALPRGFGLQQNYPNPFNPSTQIAYALPAPGEVDLGIYNAAGQLIRRLQQSLLPAGYYTTTWNAETDAGNRVASGVYLARLRLHANGRAWQDSMKMLVLR encoded by the coding sequence ATGTTCTGCAAAATGCTCCATGCTCGCCTGCTGCTGCTGCTCCTGTTCGTTACGGCCACGGCTGCCGGGCAGGATGCCATTCGTTTGAATCAAATCGGCTTCCATCCCGCCGGCCCGAAATTCGCCGTTGCCGTGGCTGCGGCGGGCAACGTGTTCTACGTGACCACGCGCGACCAAGCCGATACTCTGCTCACCGGCACGCTGGGCGCAGCGCGTCTCTGGCCGCATTCCGGCGAGACGGTGAAGTTGATCGACTTCACCCCGTTGCAGCAGCCGGGAGAATACACCCTCGTGGTGCCGGGTTTGGGAATCTCGCATCCTTTCACCATCGGCAATTATGTTCATCAAACCGTAACCGTCATGGCATTGAAGTCATACTATTTTCTGCGCGCCTCGACGGCACTGGTCGATCCCTTTGCCGGAAAATGGAAACGGCCGGCCGGCCATCCGGACACGCAAGTGTGGGTGCATGCTTCGACCGCCAGCACCGCGCGGCCGGTCAATACCATCATCGCCTCGCCCAAAGGCTGGTATGACGCGGGCGATTACAACAAGTACATCGTCAACTCCGGCATCACCACCTACACGCTGCTGGCGGCCTTCGAACAATTTCCCGCGTATTTCCGCGAACTGGCGGTCAACATTCCAGAGAGCGGCAACAACTTGCCTGACCTTCTCGACGAGGCGCTGTGGAATCTCACCTGGATGCTGACCATGCAGGATCCCAATGATGGCGGCGTCTATCACAAGCTCACCACCGCCAACTTCAGCGGCTTCGTCATGCCGCAGCAAGACACGGCGCGGCGCTACGTCGTGCAGAAGAGCACCGCCGCCACGCTCGATTTTGCCGCGGTGATGGCGCAGGCCAGCCGCATCTTCGCCGGGTTCAATGCCGAGATGCCGGGCTTCGCGCAAACCTGTCTGGAGGCCGGCCTGGCCGCCTGGCGCTGGGCACGCCGGAATCCCAACGTGCGCTACGATCAACGCGCCCTCAACGCGGCGTATGATCCCGACATCACCACCGGCGAGTATGGCGATGGCAGCGCCACCGACGAACTGCGCTGGGCCGCCGCAGAGTTGTTCATCACCACCAAAGCCGACAGCTTTCTGGCGGCCGCCAATCCGCTGGTGGGACCGTTTGGCGTGCCCGCGTGGCCCTCGGTCAACACGCTGGGCGTGTATTCGCTGGCCTTTCACCGTGCCCACCTCGGCCCTGCGCTTGACACCACCGCGGTCAAAACTGTCTTGTTGAATCTCGCCGGCAGCTTGCGCACCGCTGCCAACGCTTCCGCTTATCGCGTTGCGATGGGCATCGCGAACGGCGATTTTGTGTGGGGCAGCAACGGCGTTGCCGCCAATCAGGGCATGGCGCTGGTGCAAGCTTACCGCCTCACCGGCGAGGCCACGTATCTGGAGGCAGCCATACACAACCTCGATTACCTGCTGGGCCGCAATGCCACCGGCTATTGTTTCGTAACCGGATTGGGCGAGAAATCTCCCCTGCATCCGCACCATCGCCAGTCACAGGCGGACGGCATCGTTGAGCCGGTTCCCGGTTTGCTGGCGGGCGGACCCAACGCCAATGCGCGCAGTGACGATGGCGGCAATTGCTCCGGCTATCTCGGCAGCGAGCGGGCGCGCGCGTACGTCGACAACGTGTGCAGCTATGCCTCGAATGAAAACGCCATCAACTGGAACGCGCCACTGGTTTACCTCGCCGGCGCGATCGAAGCCTTGCTTTCGCCCACCGGCAAGCCCAATCCCACCAGTGTGGCAGAACCGCAAGAAGGCGCGCTGCCGCGCGGCTTTGGTTTACAGCAGAACTACCCGAATCCGTTCAACCCTTCCACCCAGATTGCCTATGCCTTGCCGGCGCCGGGTGAGGTCGACCTCGGCATCTACAATGCCGCCGGCCAGTTGATTCGCCGGCTGCAGCAATCGCTGCTGCCCGCGGGATATTACACCACGACGTGGAACGCGGAGACGGATGCCGGGAATCGGGTCGCCAGCGGCGTTTATCTCGCCCGCCTGCGCCTGCACGCCAACGGCCGCGCCTGGCAGGATTCGATGAAGATGCTCGTGCTGCGCTGA
- a CDS encoding SDR family oxidoreductase produces MRVLFIGGTGVISSACAQLAVERGLELSVLNRGRSERRLPAAAEVLQADMRNGAAVRQALAGRVFDAVVEWIAFTPEHLEVDLELFRGRTAQYVFISSASVYQTPPALLPVTESTPLHNPYWAYSRNKIACEERLRRAQQEENFPVTIVRPSHTYDCTLLPMHGQYTVVDRMRTGRKVIVHGDGTSLWALTHHRDFARGFVGLLGNPHAIGEVFHLTSDEILTWNQIFEIVGQAAGVSPRLVHVPSELIAAYAPEWGASLLGDKAHSMIFDNSKIKRVVPDFRATISFAAGAREILAWFDAVPARKVVNEETNQLMDRLIAAYESAWPPSD; encoded by the coding sequence TTGCGAGTCTTGTTCATTGGCGGCACCGGTGTGATCAGCTCGGCTTGCGCGCAGCTTGCGGTGGAGCGCGGCCTCGAGCTCAGTGTGCTCAATCGCGGCCGCAGCGAACGCCGCCTGCCCGCCGCGGCGGAAGTGCTGCAGGCCGACATGCGCAATGGCGCTGCGGTGCGTCAGGCGCTGGCCGGCAGGGTTTTCGACGCGGTGGTGGAGTGGATCGCGTTCACGCCCGAACACCTCGAAGTGGATTTGGAATTGTTTCGCGGCCGCACCGCGCAATATGTCTTCATCAGCTCGGCCTCGGTCTATCAAACCCCGCCGGCGCTGCTGCCCGTCACCGAATCCACGCCGCTGCACAATCCTTACTGGGCTTATTCCCGCAACAAGATCGCCTGCGAAGAACGGCTGCGCCGCGCGCAGCAGGAGGAGAATTTTCCCGTCACGATCGTGCGGCCCTCCCACACATATGATTGCACGCTGCTGCCCATGCACGGCCAGTACACCGTGGTCGATCGCATGCGCACCGGCCGCAAAGTCATCGTGCACGGTGACGGCACTTCCCTGTGGGCGTTGACCCATCATCGCGATTTTGCGCGGGGATTCGTCGGGCTGCTCGGCAACCCGCATGCAATTGGCGAAGTGTTCCACCTCACCTCCGATGAGATTCTCACCTGGAATCAGATTTTCGAGATCGTCGGCCAGGCCGCGGGCGTGTCTCCGCGTCTCGTGCATGTGCCTTCCGAGCTGATCGCCGCTTATGCCCCGGAGTGGGGCGCCAGCCTGCTCGGCGACAAAGCCCACAGCATGATCTTCGACAATTCCAAAATCAAGCGCGTGGTGCCTGACTTTCGCGCCACTATTTCCTTCGCCGCCGGCGCGCGCGAGATCCTGGCCTGGTTTGATGCCGTGCCGGCCCGCAAAGTTGTCAACGAAGAAACCAATCAATTGATGGATCGTCTCATTGCCGCCTATGAATCTGCCTGGCCGCCGAGCGATTGA
- a CDS encoding Na+:solute symporter gives MQLHWIDISIIFLYLTLTLLIGFWVAKRATRDLKSYFLGGNVLPWYVLGVSDASGMFDVTGTMWLVYVTFVYGLKGVFIPWLWPVFNQIFLMVFLSTWLRRSNAMTGAEWLKTRFGTGRGATLSHIIIVVFAMVSVIGFLAYDFKGIGKFAATFLPWQLSPDTYAVILMSITTIYVIKGGMFSVVLTELAQFCIMVIASLAVGVIAINQVDPAMLNNVLPAGWKSIFFGWHLNLDWSGILDSVNAKIAADGYSLFAIFWGMMVFKGTLVSMAGPAPNYDMQRILSTRSPKEAAKMNAFVSVVLFFPRYMLIAGLTVLALAYFMPQLRGMGADLDFELILPYALGNFVPIGLLGILMAGLLAAFMSTFAATVNAAPAYLVNDIYKRFINPNADSKTLIRMSYLCSFGVVVVGVSFGFFVESINSVTQWIVNALWGGYTAANVLKWYWWRFNGYGYFWGMLTGIAASLITPLVAPLSPTIYQFPLIFAASLAGCFIATFATQPDDMEVLKSFYKQVRPWGFWKPVHELVVAEHPDFKANRNFKRDMFNVVIGIIWQTSLVALPICLVIQEKMFVLYDTIVLITTSLILKHTWYDKLED, from the coding sequence ATGCAGTTGCATTGGATCGATATCAGCATCATCTTCTTGTACCTCACGCTGACCCTGCTCATCGGTTTTTGGGTGGCGAAACGGGCGACGCGCGACCTCAAGTCCTATTTTCTCGGCGGCAACGTGCTGCCGTGGTACGTGCTGGGCGTTTCCGACGCCTCGGGCATGTTCGATGTGACCGGCACCATGTGGCTGGTCTACGTCACTTTCGTTTATGGCTTGAAGGGCGTCTTCATTCCCTGGCTCTGGCCCGTTTTCAATCAAATCTTTCTGATGGTTTTTCTCTCCACCTGGCTGCGGCGTTCGAATGCCATGACCGGCGCCGAATGGCTGAAGACGCGCTTCGGCACGGGCAGGGGCGCCACCCTGAGCCACATCATCATCGTGGTGTTTGCCATGGTGAGCGTGATCGGCTTTCTCGCCTATGATTTCAAGGGCATCGGCAAGTTTGCCGCCACCTTTCTGCCCTGGCAGCTTTCGCCCGACACCTATGCCGTGATTCTGATGAGCATCACCACGATATATGTCATCAAGGGCGGCATGTTCAGCGTGGTGCTCACCGAACTGGCGCAGTTCTGCATCATGGTCATCGCCTCGCTCGCCGTCGGCGTGATTGCCATCAACCAAGTGGATCCCGCGATGCTCAACAACGTGCTGCCCGCCGGCTGGAAGAGCATCTTCTTCGGCTGGCATCTCAACCTGGATTGGAGCGGCATTCTGGATTCGGTGAATGCGAAAATCGCGGCGGACGGCTATTCGCTGTTTGCGATCTTTTGGGGCATGATGGTGTTCAAAGGCACGCTGGTGAGCATGGCCGGGCCGGCGCCCAACTATGACATGCAACGCATTCTCTCGACGCGCTCGCCGAAGGAAGCAGCCAAGATGAACGCGTTTGTTTCGGTGGTGTTGTTCTTTCCGCGCTACATGTTGATTGCCGGCCTGACCGTGCTGGCGCTCGCCTATTTCATGCCGCAATTGCGCGGCATGGGCGCAGACCTCGACTTCGAGCTGATCCTGCCCTACGCACTGGGAAACTTCGTGCCCATCGGCCTGCTCGGCATTCTGATGGCCGGGCTGCTGGCGGCGTTCATGTCGACCTTTGCGGCCACGGTCAATGCCGCGCCCGCCTATCTCGTCAATGACATCTACAAGCGTTTCATCAATCCCAACGCCGATTCCAAGACCCTCATTCGCATGAGTTACCTGTGCTCGTTCGGCGTGGTGGTGGTGGGCGTCAGCTTCGGCTTCTTCGTGGAATCGATCAACTCGGTGACGCAGTGGATCGTGAATGCGCTGTGGGGCGGTTACACCGCGGCCAATGTGCTCAAATGGTATTGGTGGCGCTTCAATGGCTATGGCTATTTCTGGGGAATGCTGACCGGCATCGCGGCCTCGCTGATCACGCCGCTGGTGGCGCCGCTGTCGCCGACCATCTATCAATTCCCCCTCATCTTTGCCGCCTCGCTGGCCGGTTGCTTCATCGCGACTTTTGCCACCCAGCCCGACGACATGGAAGTGCTCAAAAGCTTCTACAAACAAGTCCGGCCCTGGGGCTTCTGGAAACCGGTGCATGAGCTGGTGGTGGCGGAGCATCCCGATTTCAAAGCAAACCGCAATTTCAAACGCGACATGTTCAACGTCGTGATCGGCATCATCTGGCAAACCAGCCTGGTCGCGCTTCCCATTTGCCTAGTCATCCAGGAGAAGATGTTCGTGCTTTACGACACAATTGTCCTGATCACCACCAGCTTGATCTTGAAGCATACTTGGTACGACAAGCTGGAAGATTGA
- a CDS encoding glycoside hydrolase family 5 protein — protein MQNFRARLFTGIAAVLLGGVVDLGAVGLIDRPTEGRQYETLRFRFEENLGFANPFDLETNRVELLMQQPDFTRRTLSFFYDGQNAEGLEQWEARFAPKQAGLHRFRVRINGKSEAPFEVMVKANPGKRGGLRRAPQLGIFELENGEPFRGLGLNVCWADDYEYYFKKMQAAGLNLTRIWMCPWHLSFEWKETGLGRYNLDSARRLDMLLALADKYGIYLILCMDYHGIARKGLGFFKENRWLENPYNQANGGPCATDAELFTNTAAREFFKRKYKYLVSRFGHSSRLATWEFYNEADLMAGQSIPVNRWHVEMAEYVQAIDVHDRLVSSSSTRSYPEKLVDAFKSPALDYVMFHDYNSVNVAPHFIDLHEATIEYYHKPVVLGEFGVEFRGADRTFAVDPQHIGLHNGIWSGWFSETPIIPLTWWWDNYIDPHDLWREFASLSRFAQALPIDQQHLVFKTLAAGRLTAQPEEQAACLVRIIYSGEHCALWFKNMDYQWSLVQEGKQPGALGVFTQIIPELPPGRYTVAWYDPQTGAFLGKPIAMEAEAEGTLALPVPSFVKDLAVVVTRRR, from the coding sequence ATGCAAAACTTCAGAGCGAGGTTGTTCACGGGAATTGCCGCGGTGTTGCTGGGCGGCGTTGTTGATCTCGGCGCGGTGGGATTGATCGACCGGCCCACCGAGGGGCGGCAATATGAAACGCTCCGCTTTCGCTTCGAGGAGAACCTGGGCTTCGCCAATCCCTTTGACTTGGAGACGAATCGGGTGGAATTGCTGATGCAGCAGCCCGACTTTACGCGCCGCACACTCTCCTTTTTCTATGACGGCCAAAACGCCGAGGGTTTGGAGCAGTGGGAAGCGCGCTTTGCGCCCAAGCAAGCGGGCCTGCATCGCTTCCGCGTTCGGATCAACGGCAAATCCGAGGCGCCGTTTGAAGTGATGGTCAAGGCCAATCCCGGAAAGCGGGGAGGCCTGCGGCGCGCGCCGCAGTTGGGGATTTTCGAACTCGAAAACGGCGAGCCGTTTCGCGGCCTCGGCCTCAATGTCTGCTGGGCGGATGACTACGAATACTACTTCAAGAAAATGCAGGCGGCCGGCCTCAACCTCACCCGCATCTGGATGTGCCCCTGGCATCTTTCCTTCGAGTGGAAGGAAACCGGATTGGGCCGCTACAATCTGGACTCAGCGCGGCGTCTCGACATGCTGTTGGCGCTGGCAGACAAGTATGGCATCTACCTCATTCTCTGCATGGACTACCACGGCATTGCCCGCAAAGGCCTGGGTTTCTTCAAGGAAAATCGCTGGCTGGAAAATCCCTACAATCAAGCCAACGGCGGTCCGTGCGCCACGGATGCCGAACTCTTCACCAATACGGCAGCGCGGGAATTCTTCAAGCGCAAATACAAATACCTGGTTTCACGTTTTGGCCACAGCTCGCGTCTCGCCACCTGGGAATTCTACAATGAAGCGGATCTGATGGCGGGCCAGTCCATTCCGGTGAATCGCTGGCATGTGGAAATGGCCGAGTACGTCCAGGCGATCGACGTGCACGACCGCCTGGTGTCGAGCAGCTCGACGCGTTCCTATCCGGAGAAATTGGTGGACGCGTTCAAGTCGCCGGCGCTGGATTACGTCATGTTTCATGATTACAATTCGGTCAACGTCGCGCCGCACTTCATCGATTTGCACGAGGCGACGATCGAATACTATCACAAGCCGGTGGTGCTGGGCGAGTTTGGCGTCGAGTTCCGCGGCGCCGATCGTACCTTTGCGGTTGATCCGCAGCACATCGGATTGCACAACGGCATCTGGTCGGGTTGGTTCAGCGAAACGCCGATCATTCCATTGACCTGGTGGTGGGACAATTACATCGATCCCCACGATCTCTGGCGCGAGTTTGCGAGCCTGTCACGTTTCGCGCAGGCGCTGCCAATCGACCAGCAGCATCTCGTGTTCAAGACGCTGGCGGCGGGCCGGCTCACGGCCCAGCCCGAGGAGCAGGCCGCCTGCCTGGTGCGGATCATCTACAGCGGCGAGCACTGCGCCCTGTGGTTCAAGAACATGGACTATCAATGGTCGCTGGTGCAGGAGGGCAAGCAGCCCGGCGCTTTGGGCGTGTTCACGCAAATCATTCCCGAGCTCCCGCCCGGCCGTTACACCGTGGCGTGGTATGATCCCCAAACCGGCGCCTTCCTGGGAAAGCCGATCGCAATGGAAGCCGAGGCCGAAGGCACGCTGGCGCTGCCGGTGCCCTCGTTTGTGAAGGATCTGGCCGTCGTGGTGACGCGCCGGCGCTAA